In Nocardia sp. BMG111209, a genomic segment contains:
- a CDS encoding crotonase/enoyl-CoA hydratase family protein produces the protein MPGVRVERKGPVFTVVLDRPHARNAVDGPTARALADAFREFDADPEAAIAVLWGAGGTFCAGADLKAMGTEQSNRVDEDGDGPMGPTRMRLSKPVIAAVSGYAVAGGLELALWCDLRVAEQDSTFGVFCRRWGVPLIDGGTVRLPRIVGEGRAMDMILTGRAVGATEALQIGLVNRVVPDGESRSAAEDLAAELAALPQTCMRSDRLSALEAAGLDEPAAIRNELRHGVAALTEPEGALAGARRFAAGAGRGGRPA, from the coding sequence ATCCCCGGCGTCCGCGTCGAGCGCAAGGGCCCGGTGTTCACCGTCGTCCTGGACCGACCGCACGCACGCAACGCCGTCGACGGGCCGACCGCGCGGGCACTGGCCGACGCGTTCCGGGAATTCGACGCCGACCCGGAGGCCGCCATCGCGGTGCTGTGGGGTGCGGGCGGCACCTTCTGCGCCGGGGCCGACCTGAAGGCGATGGGCACCGAGCAGTCCAATCGGGTCGACGAGGACGGCGACGGCCCGATGGGCCCGACCCGGATGCGGCTGTCCAAGCCGGTCATCGCCGCCGTCTCCGGGTACGCGGTGGCCGGCGGGCTGGAGCTGGCGCTCTGGTGCGATCTGCGAGTTGCCGAGCAGGACAGCACCTTCGGCGTGTTCTGCCGCCGCTGGGGCGTTCCGCTGATCGACGGCGGCACCGTGCGACTGCCCCGCATCGTCGGCGAGGGCCGCGCGATGGACATGATCCTCACCGGCCGGGCCGTCGGCGCCACCGAGGCCCTGCAGATCGGCCTGGTGAACCGCGTGGTACCCGACGGCGAATCCCGCAGCGCCGCAGAGGATCTCGCGGCCGAGCTGGCCGCCCTGCCGCAGACCTGCATGCGCTCGGACCGGTTGTCGGCGCTGGAGGCGGCGGGTCTGGACGAGCCCGCGGCCATCCGCAACGAACTGCGCCACGGCGTCGCCGCGCTCACCGAACCCGAGGGCGCGCTCGCCGGCGCCCGCCGCTTCGCCGCCGGCGCCGGGCGGGGCGGCCGCCCGGCCTGA
- a CDS encoding TetR/AcrR family transcriptional regulator → MAYRRTPAVQARLDAQQQQIVRAAASVLARSGYGGLSMAAVAAAAGVATGTVYGHFAGKSELVGAVFRQVVEREVAVVSAVTAEGAALERLVAGVETFAGRALKNPRLAYAMLAEPVDAAVDAQRLHYRQVFAQSFEAAIRAGMAGGEIAGQDPRISAAALVGAIAEVMVGPLSQRSDDDPEPAGADRVVAELVAFALRAVGAPESGGYERFAPGRERPGHDR, encoded by the coding sequence ATGGCATATCGCCGGACCCCCGCGGTACAGGCCCGCCTCGACGCACAGCAGCAGCAGATCGTGCGCGCGGCGGCGTCGGTGCTGGCCCGGTCCGGCTACGGCGGGCTGTCGATGGCCGCGGTCGCCGCGGCGGCGGGTGTCGCCACCGGCACCGTCTACGGCCACTTCGCGGGTAAATCCGAGCTGGTGGGCGCGGTGTTCCGGCAGGTGGTCGAGCGGGAGGTGGCGGTGGTGTCCGCGGTCACCGCCGAGGGTGCGGCGCTCGAACGGCTGGTCGCCGGGGTGGAGACCTTCGCCGGTCGCGCGCTGAAGAATCCACGGCTGGCCTACGCGATGCTCGCCGAGCCGGTCGACGCCGCGGTCGACGCGCAGCGGCTGCACTACCGGCAGGTGTTCGCGCAGAGTTTCGAGGCGGCCATCCGGGCCGGGATGGCCGGCGGCGAGATCGCCGGCCAGGATCCGCGTATCAGCGCGGCGGCGCTGGTCGGCGCCATCGCCGAGGTGATGGTCGGGCCACTGTCACAACGATCCGACGACGATCCGGAACCGGCGGGCGCCGATCGGGTGGTGGCCGAACTGGTCGCCTTCGCCCTGCGCGCCGTCGGCGCGCCGGAGTCCGGTGGGTACGAGCGATTCGCTCCGGGGCGCGAGCGGCCCGGACACGACCGATAG
- a CDS encoding acyl-CoA dehydrogenase family protein yields MPTHEVFNQVPPIVPFDYSDNPALLAALHREGAGWAEAEVRELGVLAGSPEVQDWGRLANAYPPVLHTHDRYGNRIDEVEFHPYWHRLMEVAVGHGLHGTPWLDERPGAHTARAAKFYTWGIADAGHMCPISMTYAVVPALRHNRELSARFEPLLGSRSYDFGLREPSSKTGLIAGMSMTEKQGGSDVRANTTTATPQSDGTHRIVGHKWFTSAPMSDMFLTLAQAPGGLSCFLLPRVLPDGTRNALRLQRLKDKLGNKSNASSEIEYEDATGWLVGPEGAGVKTIIEMVNMTRLDCVIGSATGMRVAAVHAAHHARHRKAFGANLIDQPAMRNVLADLVIESEAATMAMMRLAGATDRAAQDPAEAALRRIALAITKYWVCKRAPAHAAEALECLGGNGYVEESGMPRLFRESPLMSIWEGSGNVAALDALRAMARQPESVEAYFDEVSRARGGNPHLDDAIDRIGKELTDLGDIEFRARRVVELMALVLQGAQLVRHGHAAIADAFCASRLGGDWGIAFGTLPAGVDTTAILERAHL; encoded by the coding sequence GTGCCGACACACGAGGTGTTCAATCAGGTTCCGCCGATCGTCCCGTTCGACTACTCGGACAATCCGGCACTGCTGGCCGCTCTGCACCGCGAGGGCGCGGGCTGGGCCGAGGCCGAGGTCCGCGAACTGGGCGTGCTGGCCGGCAGCCCCGAGGTGCAGGACTGGGGCCGGCTCGCCAACGCGTATCCGCCGGTGCTGCACACGCACGATCGGTACGGCAACCGCATCGACGAGGTGGAGTTCCATCCGTACTGGCACCGGCTGATGGAGGTCGCGGTCGGGCACGGGCTGCACGGCACGCCGTGGCTCGACGAGCGGCCCGGCGCGCACACCGCGCGCGCCGCCAAGTTCTACACCTGGGGTATCGCCGACGCCGGTCACATGTGCCCGATCTCCATGACCTATGCCGTGGTGCCCGCGCTGCGGCACAACCGTGAGCTGTCGGCCCGGTTCGAACCGCTGCTGGGTTCGCGCAGTTACGATTTCGGCCTCCGCGAGCCGTCGTCGAAAACCGGTCTGATCGCCGGTATGTCGATGACGGAGAAGCAGGGCGGCTCCGATGTGCGCGCCAACACCACCACCGCCACACCACAATCCGACGGCACCCATCGGATCGTCGGCCACAAGTGGTTCACCTCCGCACCGATGTCGGACATGTTCCTGACCCTGGCCCAGGCGCCGGGCGGGCTGTCCTGCTTCCTGCTGCCGCGAGTGCTGCCCGACGGCACCCGCAATGCCCTACGGCTGCAACGGCTCAAGGACAAACTGGGCAACAAGTCCAATGCCTCCTCGGAGATCGAATACGAGGACGCCACCGGCTGGCTGGTCGGTCCCGAGGGCGCGGGCGTGAAGACCATCATCGAGATGGTGAACATGACCCGGCTGGACTGCGTGATCGGCTCGGCGACCGGGATGCGGGTCGCGGCGGTGCACGCGGCCCACCATGCCCGGCATCGGAAGGCGTTCGGCGCCAACCTGATCGACCAGCCCGCGATGCGCAACGTACTCGCCGATCTGGTGATCGAATCCGAGGCCGCGACCATGGCGATGATGCGCCTGGCCGGCGCCACCGATCGGGCCGCGCAGGATCCCGCGGAGGCGGCGCTGCGCCGGATCGCGCTGGCGATCACCAAGTACTGGGTCTGCAAGCGTGCCCCCGCGCACGCCGCGGAGGCGCTGGAATGCCTGGGCGGCAACGGTTATGTCGAGGAATCGGGTATGCCGCGGTTGTTCCGGGAGTCGCCGCTGATGTCGATCTGGGAGGGCTCCGGCAACGTGGCCGCCCTGGATGCCCTGCGCGCCATGGCCCGTCAGCCCGAGAGCGTGGAGGCGTACTTCGACGAGGTGTCGCGCGCCCGCGGCGGCAACCCGCATCTGGACGACGCGATCGATCGGATCGGCAAGGAGCTGACCGATCTCGGCGATATCGAGTTCCGGGCCCGCCGGGTCGTGGAGTTGATGGCGCTGGTACTCCAGGGTGCGCAACTGGTCCGTCACGGTCATGCCGCGATCGCGGACGCCTTCTGCGCCAGCCGTCTCGGCGGCGACTGGGGTATCGCGTTCGGCACGCTCCCGGCCGGTGTCGACACGACCGCGATCCTCGAACGGGCCCACCTCTGA
- a CDS encoding YciI family protein — translation MAYFVLKFVPHRPDFPADLSAAESSVMNEHFAYWQKCLQDRIAVVYGPVGDPGGVWGLAVVEVGTLADAHALRDRDPVVVGDLGVTEVYPMLNALVR, via the coding sequence ATGGCCTACTTCGTCCTGAAGTTCGTTCCGCATCGGCCGGATTTCCCGGCCGATCTCAGTGCGGCCGAATCCTCGGTCATGAACGAGCATTTCGCGTATTGGCAGAAATGCCTGCAGGACCGGATCGCGGTCGTCTACGGGCCGGTCGGCGATCCCGGGGGCGTGTGGGGGCTGGCCGTGGTGGAGGTCGGCACCCTCGCGGACGCCCACGCGCTGCGCGACCGCGATCCGGTGGTGGTCGGCGATCTGGGTGTGACCGAGGTCTACCCGATGCTCAACGCCCTGGTGCGCTGA
- a CDS encoding DUF1731 domain-containing protein, producing the protein MAGTTSYTQFMALPADRLWPILGDLTRWPEWNPVVASVRLHGPAAVGASGAYVPAGRVSGTVHARLAKPFVLTGYEPGRELTVEQPEPAGALRISWRLTPRDGGTEVTQDIGCSGPSAPVFRRIIGDRLRDATALGFARLARLAGIEEFATESDPVNVVIAGGSGALGRRIAADLTCRGHRVTVLTRRAHPELPFFQVCWDGRSVGDWAEVLRGPGRTAVVNLAGKLVDCPPTGRNIAELRSSRVDSTAALVAAARRLERPIDHWVQASTTAIWSDMGEARCTESTPLPIGLPQMTGVAEPWERAFDGANATHRTILRTSIVLDPQSPALRRLTGLTRAGLGGRVGPGDQWFSWIHVTDWLALVRAALGLDPQVRLPGGVLVAATDFPVRNRELMAALRRHLRRPPAPPTPAPLLRLGAILLRTDPMLGLTGRHATSEVLPHTGFRFRYPTLDEALTDLLG; encoded by the coding sequence ATGGCAGGTACGACGTCGTACACGCAGTTCATGGCACTTCCGGCGGACCGATTGTGGCCGATCCTGGGGGATCTCACGCGATGGCCGGAATGGAATCCGGTGGTGGCCTCGGTCCGCCTGCACGGGCCGGCGGCGGTGGGGGCGAGCGGTGCCTATGTGCCCGCCGGACGCGTGTCGGGAACCGTGCACGCGCGGCTCGCGAAACCGTTCGTGCTCACCGGCTACGAACCCGGCCGCGAACTCACCGTCGAACAGCCCGAACCGGCAGGGGCACTGCGGATCTCGTGGCGGCTGACCCCGCGCGACGGTGGTACCGAGGTGACCCAGGACATCGGATGCAGCGGCCCCTCGGCCCCGGTGTTCCGCCGGATCATCGGGGATCGGTTACGGGATGCGACCGCGCTGGGGTTCGCGCGGCTGGCCCGGCTGGCCGGTATCGAGGAGTTCGCGACGGAGTCCGACCCGGTGAACGTCGTGATCGCCGGTGGCAGTGGGGCGCTGGGACGCCGGATCGCCGCCGATCTCACCTGCCGCGGCCATCGCGTGACCGTCCTGACCCGGCGGGCCCATCCGGAACTGCCGTTCTTCCAGGTGTGCTGGGACGGCCGCAGTGTCGGCGACTGGGCCGAGGTGCTGCGCGGGCCGGGCCGTACGGCGGTGGTCAATCTGGCCGGGAAACTGGTGGATTGTCCGCCCACCGGCCGCAATATCGCCGAATTGCGCAGCAGCCGAGTCGATTCCACCGCGGCGCTGGTCGCGGCCGCGCGGCGCCTGGAGCGGCCGATCGATCACTGGGTGCAGGCGAGTACCACCGCGATCTGGTCGGATATGGGCGAGGCGCGATGTACGGAATCGACGCCGTTGCCGATCGGCCTGCCGCAGATGACCGGGGTCGCCGAGCCGTGGGAGCGGGCCTTCGACGGCGCGAACGCCACGCACCGGACGATCCTGCGCACCTCGATCGTGCTCGATCCGCAATCGCCCGCGTTGCGCCGGCTGACCGGATTGACCCGGGCCGGGCTCGGCGGCCGGGTGGGACCGGGTGACCAGTGGTTCAGCTGGATCCACGTCACGGACTGGCTGGCGCTGGTGCGCGCCGCGCTGGGCCTCGATCCGCAGGTCCGGCTGCCCGGCGGAGTTCTGGTGGCCGCCACGGACTTTCCCGTCCGCAACCGGGAATTGATGGCCGCGCTCCGGCGGCATCTGCGCCGGCCGCCCGCGCCGCCGACTCCGGCGCCGCTGCTGCGCCTCGGCGCGATCCTCCTGCGCACGGATCCCATGCTCGGTCTGACCGGACGCCACGCCACCTCGGAGGTGTTGCCGCACACCGGCTTCCGGTTCCGCTATCCGACGCTGGACGAGGCGCTCACCGATCTGCTCGGTTAG
- the pgi gene encoding glucose-6-phosphate isomerase, with amino-acid sequence MSSDITATAAWQKLRDHHAALAERHLREFFAADPERGHELTVTVADLRIDYSKHRITRETLDLLVELAEAAGVARRRDEMFAGAHINTSEDRAVGHVALRLPAGESMIIDGADAGTEVHEALRRMGEFTDSVRSGEWRGATGDRITTVVNIGIGGSDLGPVMVHQALRHYADAGIDARFVSNIDPADLTAKLVGLDPAATLFVISSKTFSTLETLTNATAARRWIVAALGEDAVAKHFVAVSTNAERVAAFGIDTANMFGFWDWVGGRYSVDSAIGLSVMAVIGKERFAEFLAGMHAVDRHFVTAPLNGNAPVLLALLGVWYSNFFGAQSRAVLPYSNDLARFPAYLQQLTMESNGKSVRADGSPVTTGTGEIFWGEPGTNGQHAFYQLLHQGTRLIPADFLGFARPTDDLPTRDGTGSMHDILMSNLFAQTKVLAFGKTAEEIAAEGTAPELVPHKVMPGNRPTTTILAPKLTPSVVGQLIALYEHQVFVEGAIWGIDSFDQWGVELGKQQALALEPLLTSAEEPASQGDSSTDALIHWYRDNR; translated from the coding sequence GTGAGCAGCGACATCACCGCCACGGCGGCCTGGCAGAAACTTCGCGATCACCACGCCGCCCTCGCCGAGCGGCACCTGCGGGAATTCTTCGCCGCCGATCCGGAGCGCGGGCACGAGCTGACCGTCACGGTCGCGGATCTGCGCATCGACTACAGCAAGCATCGCATCACGCGCGAAACCCTGGACCTACTGGTCGAATTGGCCGAGGCCGCCGGGGTGGCCCGGCGCCGCGACGAGATGTTCGCCGGCGCGCACATCAACACCTCCGAGGATCGGGCCGTCGGGCATGTCGCGCTGCGGCTGCCGGCCGGCGAGTCGATGATCATCGACGGCGCCGACGCCGGGACCGAGGTGCACGAAGCCCTGCGCCGGATGGGCGAATTCACCGATTCGGTGCGCTCCGGCGAGTGGCGCGGCGCGACCGGTGACCGGATCACCACGGTGGTGAACATCGGCATCGGCGGGTCGGATCTGGGCCCGGTGATGGTGCACCAGGCCCTGCGGCACTACGCCGACGCCGGTATCGACGCCCGGTTCGTGTCGAATATCGACCCGGCCGATCTGACCGCGAAGCTGGTCGGCCTCGACCCGGCCGCCACCCTGTTCGTGATCTCCTCCAAGACGTTCTCGACGCTGGAGACGCTGACCAACGCCACCGCGGCCCGGCGCTGGATCGTCGCCGCACTGGGCGAGGACGCGGTGGCGAAGCATTTCGTCGCGGTGTCCACCAACGCCGAGCGGGTGGCCGCCTTCGGTATCGACACCGCCAACATGTTCGGCTTCTGGGACTGGGTCGGCGGCCGCTACTCCGTCGATTCGGCGATCGGGCTGTCGGTGATGGCGGTGATCGGCAAGGAGCGGTTCGCCGAGTTCCTGGCCGGAATGCACGCCGTGGACCGGCATTTCGTCACCGCGCCGCTGAACGGGAACGCCCCCGTGCTGCTCGCCCTGCTCGGCGTCTGGTACTCGAACTTCTTCGGCGCGCAGTCCCGCGCGGTGCTGCCGTATTCGAACGATCTGGCCCGTTTCCCGGCCTATCTGCAGCAGCTGACGATGGAGTCCAACGGCAAATCCGTTCGCGCGGACGGCAGTCCGGTCACCACCGGCACCGGTGAGATCTTCTGGGGCGAGCCCGGCACCAACGGGCAGCACGCCTTCTACCAGCTGCTGCACCAGGGCACCCGGCTCATCCCGGCCGATTTCCTCGGATTCGCCCGGCCCACCGACGATCTGCCCACCCGCGACGGCACCGGCAGCATGCACGACATCCTGATGAGCAACCTGTTCGCGCAGACCAAGGTGCTGGCCTTCGGCAAGACCGCCGAGGAGATCGCGGCCGAGGGCACCGCCCCGGAACTGGTGCCGCACAAGGTGATGCCGGGCAACCGGCCCACCACGACGATCCTCGCGCCGAAGCTGACCCCGTCGGTGGTCGGCCAGCTGATCGCCCTGTACGAGCATCAGGTGTTCGTGGAAGGCGCGATCTGGGGTATCGACAGCTTCGACCAGTGGGGTGTGGAGCTGGGCAAGCAGCAGGCCCTGGCCCTCGAGCCGCTGCTCACCTCCGCGGAAGAGCCCGCCTCGCAGGGTGATTCGTCGACCGACGCGCTGATCCACTGGTACCGCGACAACCGCTGA